Genomic segment of Oncorhynchus keta strain PuntledgeMale-10-30-2019 chromosome 12, Oket_V2, whole genome shotgun sequence:
TCTAGAGATGGATGTTTTCTTCAATGGAAGCAAGGGAACACAGACCAGCTCTGCTAATGAGTTTTTGATGGGACGGGAGCCATCCTCAGCTAGCAGAACATTTGGCGTTGGAAGCTCCATTGAGTCCCTAACCACACTATTCAGCATTGAACCTGGATTTGCTTCTATGGAGGTACAACTCTGATGATTGGGAGAGTCTAGGCTCTCCTGATATTCACCAGTTAGTCTCTGTTCTTCACCATGTCCAGAGGACTTTTCCATTCTGCAGTCTTCTGCAAAGGGATTATTTGGATCAAACTCAACCAAAGAGTCATGTTCCTCAGTATTCAATTGCTTATCTATTACATCAACTTTTGGCATTGTCTTCCCTGGAGGGTACTGGGGCCTAGAAGGTGCTGGACCTTTATTGTGTTTAGCCACCCTCAACCCCCCAGTGGCAGATGGCATTTCTTGTTCTGGTTGGTTCCCATGGTGGGTAGAGCTCTGGCCTCCACTTGTGTGTTCTGTTGTAGCTGTGGAGGAAAATCTCAGTGGTGTGATAATCTTTACTACACGTTGAGAGACCTTGGACATGGAGTCACCTATGTCCTTATGTCCCAGGTTCACTCTAGTCATACTCTGGTCCCTCTGTGTCTGGCTTGGAGCCTGGCTTGGTCTATCTGGAGCAGGACCCTTGTCCATCCTGACACTGGAATGGTCCTGACCACTAACACTCTCCTGGTTATCCCCGCATCCCACCAGTGACGTGGAAGATTGGCGTATTGGAGGAGGTGGCTGTTTTGTTGGCTTTGTTCGGGCGAGATTCACTGTGCCAGATTGAGCGTTGCCCTTGCCAGGCCAGTTGTCCATACGAGCCCAGCGCTGGTTGAAGGGCAGAGGGGCATGGTCTTTCTTCTCCATTAGATCAGTAGACGGGTCCTGGGTGCCTCTGGTTTCCCCATCGACTCTAGGGGATTCCATAGAAATCTCAATTTCAGGAGACAAGAACGATAAGAAGGGGTTGGAAGACACGTTAGGCTGAGAAGGGTTCACACATGAAGAGGGTCTGGAAGAAGAGGGATAGGGAGAATGCAGTAAGAGAAAACAAATCTGCACTTTACAGCTGTATAAGATGGTTGCCTTCACACATTTGAACTTGGCTGATGACAATGTCTAACTACCACACAtaaaaaatatacagtgccttgcgaaagtattcggcccccttgaactttgcgaccttttgccacatttcaggcttcaaacaaagatataaaactatttttttgtgaagaatcaacaacaagtgggacacaatcatgaagtggaacgacatttattggatatttctaacttttttaacaaatcaaaaactgaaaaattgggcgtgcaaacttattcagcccctttactttcagtgcagcaaactctccagatgttcagtgaggatctctgaatgatccaatgttgacctaaatgactaatgatgataaatacaatccacctgtgtgtaatcaagtctccgtataaatgcacctgcgctgtgatagtctcagaggtccgttaaaagcgcagagagcatcatgaagaacaaggaacacaccaggcaggtccgagatgctgttgtgaagaagtttaaagccggatttggattcaaaaagatttcccaagctttaaacatcccaaggagcactgtgcaagcgataatattgaaatggaaggagtatcagaccactgcaaatctaccaagacctggccatccctctaaactttcagctcatacaaggagaagactgatcagagatgcagccaagaggccatgatcactctggatgaactgcagagatctacagctgaggtgggagactctgtccataggacaacaatcagtcgtatattgcacaaatctggcctttatggaagagtggcaagaagaaagccatttcttaaagatatccataaaaagtgttgtttaaagtttgctacaagccacctgggagacaaacatgtggaagaaggtgctctggtcagatgaaaccaaaattgaactttttggcaacaatgcaaaatgttatgtttggcgtaaaagcaacacagcgcatcaccctgaacacaccatccccactgtcaaacatggtggtggcagcatcatggtttgggcctgcttttcttcagcagggacagggaagatggttaaaattgatgggaagatggatggagccaaatacaggaccattctggaagaaaacctgatggagtctgcaaaagacctgagactgggacggagatttgtcttccaacaagacaatgatccaaaacataaagcaaaatctacaatggaatggttcaaaaaaataacatatccaggtgttagaacgGCCAaatcaaagtccagacctgaatccaatcgagaatctgtggaaagaactgaaaactgctgttcacaaatgctctccatccaacctcactgagctcgagctgttttgcaaggaggaatgggggggggggaaaaaatcagtctctcgatgtgcaaaactgatagacataccccaagcgacttacagctgtaatcgcagcaaaaggtggcgctacaaagtattaacttaagggggctgaataattttgcacgcccaaattttcagtttttgaattgttaaaaaagtttgaaatatccaataaatatcgttccacttcatgattgtgtcccacttgttgttgattcttcacaaaaaaatacatttacttTGAATTCGCGAAAAGTGGGAGGTGTGGTCAAGAAAGACTGGCATATTTTATCATCGGACCCAGCTCTGCCAGCTGAATTTAAAAATCCACCACTTATTGTGTATAGGAGAGGTCGCAATTTACGTGATAAATTGGTTCATGCCAACTGCCAGCcacaaaagaaaatcagccaggCTCTTTTACACCCTCTAACAAATGGTAGCTATAAATGCAGATGCACACAGTGCAACAATATGATGAAGTGTGAATATTTCTGCCACCCACACACAGGAAAACGGTTCCAAATAAATGACATTACTACATGTTCCACCACCCATGTTATTTACatgattaaatgtccatgtgggctgtgttatgtcgGTAAAACCTCCGCTCTCTCAAACCGAGAATTAGTGAACATAAAAGTTAAATCAGGAGGAACTACAGGGATTATCCAGTCGCAGTACATTTTAATGACTTAAAGCATGACATTTCCATCTTTAGATTCTGTGGCATAGAGAAAGTTAAGATACCAGACAGGGGAGGTGATATTGATGATACTCTGAATAAAAGAGAATGTTTTTGGATTTTCAcctccagacattatttcctaaaggacttaatgatgaaatgcctatgtatgttatgttgtgAATTTGAACATGAATTATATGCCTATTTAAGATTATTCTGATGTTTTTCTTACCATGTACCCAATGCCTAATGAAAACTtgtcctcattgtggttttacagaCGTGTTTAATACGTCTTGTTTATACACTTTTGCAATATTTGTGAAACTcatattgttatatttggtagcacTTGTGTTTTTCCTTTGCCTCCAACCCCCTTCGATGTGTGGAACAGATGTCGGTGGGGCTAGGTCTACATAAGGGTGCAAATTTCAAAGAAATTCACAAAAGCTCTGACGgaggccgtgaggccgatacgtaagcttattaaatatcagtaatactatcaagagcagtgtgtggTTTCCTTTTTAATTCAACAATATCACTGGAAAtatccaaaaatatatatttttatatcggtcttcgacagaggggatcaagcttacagaggccaggtcatgaaggaaggcttgctcattaaagttttttagcaagtgtccatgacaaatcaggacaggtcgtttcactgagcagccattacgaacacaggctgtaaaacagtgatcaatAAGGTAAttacagaaaaaaaacagacggatacctatcaggattatttgtgaggataacatcaaggagagtagccttttctgggtctTTGGAGTCATACTTTGTGGGACTGGTAATAATCTGAGGAAGATTTAAGGAGTTCCATTGCTTTatggacttggtcaggtggtttaagcatgacccagtttaggtcacctagcaggacaaattcagacttagtgtaagaggccaggagagagcttagggcaggtagggtacagccCAGTGCTGATTGAGGACAATaaacacccagcaacagtcaacgaagagctatttgaaagtgtaatgcttaaaaccagcaaataaaattgtttggggacagactttaTGGAGACAACCAAGCAccgaaggtgatccttggtaaagattacAACTCCCACCTCTGGAAGATCTGTCTTgacgaaaaaggttataaccagaaaggttaacatcagtattcaaaacacttcttaaccacgtctcagtaatgaccaacatcTGGATTGTAGCTGTGAACCCCACCTTCAATTggtccattttaggtaataagcttctagtgttaacgtgcagaaaagtcaggcttttacgagagcagaaatcagtgaaacagatatcagagcacaagtcaaaattggggctagcaacagtagattggccagggtgtacatgcacatttccagatatcatcaacagtaatacaatcaaggcatGTTAGAGGACatggagagctctgcagtgttgaTTTATGACATTTGAACGTATattagatggcaacaagatcCTATTATACAGCCATTTCATTAGGTAACATGAGTACAAAGCCGGcaagaggtggttagaatagaaTGGGATGCCaaaagtctgtgtaaccaatagagagtcccgagtgtgggaacaaacagtctgtCCACCAGTTGGGtaaatttatcctctgcagcagagcttagcatatgtgggaactccttcaagactgttggaaaagcattcctcatgaagcttgttgagagaatgccaagagtgtgcaaagctgtcatcaaggcaaagggtggctatttgaagaatctcaaatagatttgcatttgtttaatacttttttggttactacatgattccatatgtgttctttcatagttttgatgtcttcactattgttctacaatgtagaaaatagtaaaaataaagaaaaaccctggaatgagtaggtgtccaaacttttgactggtactgtatagaagAAAAAAAGATTTGTTTCTAAAAATAAATAATGTCATGTCATGAAATAAACTAATGTCGAATTAaaattgaaagtgttattttttacttttatcaAAAACAAAAGTCTTGTTGGAATTCACACAGCAGAGAGGTAGACAACACAAACTACAGAGGGGGTGTTACATCCTAACAAAGTTGTTACTAGGGTGGGACTAATTCACCAGACAAGACAATGGGAGAAAGGATGCCATTTCATTTTATTAGGTCTTTATGAGGGACATGAAGGTTAGTTATAATGGTTAGGTTAGTTACACAAACACACTAGGGAACAGAAAGGTTATACATGTAGattttaaataataaaacaaatgtaaatgaTCAATATAAAAGGTAATGCTTGTAGCCTCTGAACCATTCCCTGTTCACATGACCCAACAGACTAGCCTTGACTATACTGAGTCATGTCATCCAATTGGATGGTTTCTTTGGTCCAGCCTCATCAGGATACTGATTCGCATGAGTCATTCAACATCAACGCCCTAGTTAAAAACTTCAGCAATCACCTAATGCTTTATGTCTCTCTGTAACACCTTTAATATGCCACCTGTAGAATCTTTATAACAAGGTATGATTGATTCATGGGAAGCGCAGCCAATCTCAGTTTAGCCAAAGGTTTCCAATACGAAGACACAAGGGATGTGTTTACACAGCAGCCAAGTTTTGATATTTACTCCACTAATTTGTCTTTTGAAGAATCATATCAGATATTTTCAGCTTAGAAAAATATCAGATGTGATCCGATTGGTCAAAAGATCAATTAGTGAAAAAGAAAatcagaattggtctgcctgCGTAAACACAGCCACAGCACTGCAATTTTCATGAAGGTATTAGATTACTTTagggcagggatgggcaactggtggcctGCGGCCCACCTTTTGAAGACCGTGGGGTCAATTTCTCAATTATTAATTTTTTGGAACttagtcggggtctcaacttactgttgagagttagaatagtagactacataaggtgcaattttgaaatttgATTGTGGATCAGCAGTTTTACTGATAGTCAGTAAAAAACAATTAGATTGCTAAGTTAGTTTAATAGCCGGCTATCTAAttatcatggtcgaattactggcTGGGGGGCCCCCAATTGATTTTGTCACTAAAGTCTTTGATAAAGCGACAGGTTTTCTGCTCAAATCTGAAATTTGTGCCACAGCTGTACAACTCCAATAAAATCCTCCCAATTGCATCCTGCTGAGTTTCTACAAGCAGCCTTACTGACTGTCCCACATCCATAAATCAGGCTTGTTGCCTGGCCTGATTAACTGGTTGTATAAAAGTATTCAGACAAATTGGCAGGTTTTCCACTCTAATCAGACTTGTGCCACCCTTCACTGACAGCACAGGAAAAGAGAATGTTAGCATAATTTACACAGTTCTGTTGGAAATTGGAAGATGAAAGAGGAAGTCTGAATGAGAGTTCAGTGAGGATACGAGACAGGGACATTAGTAGGTGTGTGTGGATGAGgagacagagcaagagaaacTTGTGTGTTGCTTTTGGAGACCACCTACTGCTTTTGCAGTCTAAATAACTAGTGCATCCATAATTTATGACACCCAAGGGgtaacacagttctggggaaacgagacagtgatggagtgtgcgtgtgtgtgtgtgtgtgtgtgtgtgtgtgtgtgtgtgtgtgtgtgtgcgcgttcgtgtgtgtgtgtgtggtttgggaGTGGGACTGACCTCTGCTTGACTGCTGATACTTTATTTGTTCGGCAGCTGATGGGACCAGTAGGAGAGGTTGTGGGGGTCTCCTCAAACAGGATATTTGAAGAGTTGTCATCACATGAAGTGGTAGGAGAGACTTCCTCAAAAGGATTATTGCACACGGTGGCCTCTGCCTCTCTATTCTGCTTCATCGGTTGTTCAACTTTGTCCAACTTTACCCTCACCTCCTCATGCTTTCGCTTTTTCTCCATCTGCGCATTCCTctttttctccttctctgtcatctcttcttcctgtcctctcaAATCCTCTTTTTTCATATTTTCTTCATCCACCCTAAACCTCTCTTTCACCTCCATCAGTTTTCCCTGCTCCTCATCTCTTCTTCTACCCTCTTCCCTTTCTTCTTCAAGCCTCGTTCTTTCTGCTTCTTCCTTTCTCAACATCTCCTGCTCAattctcctttcctcctcattCTTAATCTTCCTCTGCTCTTCTTCATTTCTCCGCAtatcatcctcctccctccttaacCTTTCTTCCTTTTCCCTAATCTTCCTCagctcttcctcctttctcagcctatcctcctcttctctcttaatTATTttgtcctcctccatcctctttatTCCCATTTCCTCTCTCAGCCAATCTTCCTCTGCGGTCTTCCTCACTCTTTCTTCCTCCtcaatcctcctcctcctttcctcctccttcctcagcctatcctcctctctcttcattcttTCTTCTTCAGcctctctcttcattcttccttcttcctcctccttcctcactcggtcctcctctctcttcattcttccttcttcctcctcctcaaacctcctttcttcctcctcattcctcctcactctgtcctcttctctcttcatgTTTTCAGCCTCCCTCTTCATtatttcttcttcctcctccagcctatcatcctctctcttcattcttccttcttcctccaaccgcctttcttcctcctcctcctctgctctgttTTCCTCCCTCTTCATTTTCTCTTCAGCCGCTCTCTTTATTCTTTCTtcacccctcctttcctcctcccttatTTTTCTCAGTATATCCTCCTGTTCCCTCCTTAgtctttctttctcctccctcatcttcctctcctcttcctctctttgcatactctcctcctgttctctcctaaTCCTTTCTTCCTCCTTAATCCTCTCATCTTTCTCCCTCTTCAATCTTTCCTCCACCTCCCTCATTTTCCTCTCGTCCTCCTTTCTCAGTATATCCTCCCTCATTATTTCATGTTCTCTCCTAATTCTTTCCTCTTCTTCCCACCTCTCTTgttcctccatttctctccttttctcctctaaCCTCCACTTTTCCTGGTCTTCCTTCCAAATGCTGTTGTCTCCCTCCACCttcagactcctctcctcttgttcctcTTCTAGCCTCatttcttccccctcctcctccgtaATCTTGCTTTTCTCTTGTTCCTCCTTCCTTATCCTCTCTTCCTCGTCTaacttcttcctctcctgctcttcctttttcttcctctcctcatccaacatagccctctcttcctcctctgcccAGGTTGAAGGCTGCTTCAGGGCCCTAAAGGAGTCCATGGAGGTGCCGGAGCTCTTACGACCCTGGGCCTTGCGCAGGTCTTCCACAGAGCCATGGCCTGAGCTGGCCAGGCTAAAGTTGGAGACTGTGCGGGCGCTCCGGGGCTGGGGCTCCTCTGTGTACATGTGAGTGCCGTTGATGCACAGGTTACTCTGCTCTGCAAGCGGGGCAGGAATCTTAGAGCGCCCTAGGGACAGAGAACTGCCTGTGCGCTTATGGGTCTGAAACTTGAATTTATTTTTACCTTTGgatgagaaagaaagaaacagggAAAGGTTAGATCCGCAAAGACATACTGTATAACATAAGCATTTTCTAATAGATAATGCTGCTATATTATCTACTGAATGGACAGCCTATGATGATCCTCACCTTCAGAGGAGTCCACATTGAGGCCTGTGGAGCGGCTGCCACTCAATGAGGAGTTCTTCTCAGGCAGAGGGCCCAGGACAGACATAGACTGAGACAGTCCGTGATGCTGCAGGTTAGActtgggagaaaagagagacttcagcttgtttttcttctttttctctcctttgtctgtacccccctctccctccccctcgctGTCCGTCAGAACCTGGGTGAAGGACGGTACCACGGCAGACGCAGTGTCCGACAGACCCTCCTTTTTGCCTCGCACCTTGTCCTTGAACCTTCCCAGGCGGGAGTGCGGCTTTTCTGTAGCAGAGAGGTCGAACATGCTGGCTGTCATGTTATTCTTCATAAACTGGATGTCCACCTGCACCTCTCCCCGGTCTTTGTCTGGCTTGCCTGCCTTGTCCAGCAGTTTATGCCATCTGACGAGAGAAAATCTGTATTATTTATCAAAACACTTCAACCGAATATAACTGGTATAAAACAAATGCTGTTCTTCCCCAAGAGATGTCACAAGAACTAAAGGTGTAAATGAATGTGAGACAGTGAAAAAAATCAAcataatattttatttttcagATGCCTGCCATCTCCTCCAGGGGGTCATGGCCATTGAAAATAACTTGTAAGTGAGCTCAGAAATAACTTGACATATGTAGGCAATAACCACTTATTttcagataacacacacactgttcagaGCGATCTGTCTGAACAATCCCAGTCTGCATAAGCAGAGGAAGGCTGAGGATCCAATAACGTATATTCACTTGCCTCTGGGCTTCCCCtccagctttaaaaaaaaaaaagacagtgTCTACATGGTGATAGCTTTTCACAAATAAAGAATGCTTTCACCCCGAGCATAGCTTTATTTAAGGATGCTATTTTTCCCCTTTTTGTTACAGGGTTCCAAGGGGGTTCCAAGGATTTATCATAACCAAGTGAATAATTCCAGTAAGTAGGGGCGGATGCCATTTTTCCTTTTACTGTTTAGAGTTTCTCCATGGAAACGGTGATCAGTACAGTAGCTCTCTGAATTGGCCCAAGGGTGAAGGGACCAGCGGAAATGACTGATGATGCGGTGAGTGTTCTGGAGAGTCAGTGTTTGGGCAATAATGATTCATACTAAATGTTCACCAGCAGGAACATTATGtatttcattctatttctatcacTGAGCCGTCCTAATAAATAGTTGTCACTACTCTGTTAAGACTGAATACCATGCCTTAAGTTGCCTTTTATGGTACATTAGTGTTTTAAGGGGGAACCGGGTTCCAGGAGTGAAATAATTTTGCAATGTTAAATGTAATTGATAGATTACATTGGAGGGTTCTGAGAGTGATTTTTTCCACCCCATGTCCCCCCTGCTACAGGGTATGCATGCTAAATATTGTCGGAGTCAATTCCAATCAATTTAGGTTCATATTTAATTAATGACTTTAGAAATCCCCAGGCACTTGTCTATTTATGAATGTAGTTCACAAAATATAAAATCAGAATACCAGAAATATAATTCCTCTATGCCTACAATCTGTTTCATGTAGAGGTTCACTAGTACAGAAGATTCCTTTTGAGGATATGAAGGTCAAAGTACAGAGACTTCAATAAATAGAATTCTTCATGCTGACTGGTTCAATGACCCTCAACAAATCACTATTGTATAAAACATCAAACTAGAGGGGTTAGTTTGTCTGTTTGTATTCTACATGTCATTATTATGTTATTCTAGAAGGTACACACATCTGTCAAAACAATCACTGATTTATAGTTTGGAACTGAACAATTAAGAGCTGAGGCAGCAGTAAAAGTCTGTCAAGCCAAACCCATAAGGCCTGAGGTTGTCTGTTCCTCAAACTCTTTCCTGAAAAAACAACCCAGTTGAAGTCTGGAGGGAAATGAAAAAGGACAGGAAGAGACAGCTAGGGGCCTTCGATCTGCAAGGttaggatgtgtgtgtgcgtgtgcgtgtgcgtgtgtgtgtcttatctCCAGTGAAGAACTCAATGTGAATCCAAACAAAGGCAATGAAAGAGACTGGCTACTCACAGAATGACAAATGTGATGAATCATTgaatggggtgagagagagcttCAACTCCATCATTATTACTGCAGCTGTGTTTTACAGAGGACCGGATGGGGAAAGGTAGCACAAGGTAAGTAGGGGTGGCAGCTGGGGTGgcaggttagagcattgggccagtaactaaaaggttgctggttcgaatacgCAAGGTGCTCGAATACCCAAGGCACATAGTAGTATAGTGACCCTGGAGAAAATAAGGGCTATGGTTGACCTTGTAGAacaacacatttacacacacacacacacacacacacacacacacacacacacacacatacatattgtggcaaagggggtcgagtgataagtggcagatatgtgagagcagagctaataaacgggctctgcccgatcactaaaatggccacccgtcagaactacagatcacaaaatggccgaccgccaaaactacaagtcccagaagcaaggggaaccctcagaaggtggagccgactcacagataaagggtcaagaaaaaccaggaagaggaagagagagtgctggaaggagctatgaacaatagagaaagagactatagagattggctggatttaccgtgtatgagctggattgtttggacttacctgttggcgtttggacctggacctaccgagaacccgattcgtgtaccgaaccctgctatccttgacctcgcctacggcctgggtggaccaggacggagaaacaaacacacaggtactgtcctgtttgaaagaactctcattcttgggtgatttggtgacagtttaccacttagtttgtgacaaacgctcctaaccttgaagaggtttgccacacaTGGTGGAGGATGCAAGCATGGACTAACATACCACTGGTTAGGTAGAAggaaaaattaaataaatgttcagttagcactccaaaggagagtcaggttttttttgtttgtttttgctttgtttggGTAGGACAGTTTCAGGAAAATGAGTATGGAGGGAGCCATACAGGCCCTGTTACAAGCGGCGGCCGCCCAACAAGAGGCAACTAGAGCTCAACAAATAGTTAATCAGGATGCAATGCGAATGTATCAGGACACGTTACAGATCCAGCACCGCACCAACCAGCTGCTC
This window contains:
- the LOC118370481 gene encoding titin homolog isoform X2 codes for the protein MSLSDQSRQCYPTSVQVTVVQARSLRIKGKNGTNDAYAIMQVAKDKFASSVAENSVAPVWKEEATFELPLFHNGNTEKCTLHVHVMHRALVGPDKLLGQAVINLLELSEVKSRNKTEWHKLLDKAGKPDKDRGEVQVDIQFMKNNMTASMFDLSATEKPHSRLGRFKDKVRGKKEGLSDTASAVVPSFTQVLTDSEGEGEGGTDKGEKKKKNKLKSLFSPKSNLQHHGLSQSMSVLGPLPEKNSSLSGSRSTGLNVDSSEGKNKFKFQTHKRTGSSLSLGRSKIPAPLAEQSNLCINGTHMYTEEPQPRSARTVSNFSLASSGHGSVEDLRKAQGRKSSGTSMDSFRALKQPSTWAEEEERAMLDEERKKKEEQERKKLDEEERIRKEEQEKSKITEEEGEEMRLEEEQEERSLKVEGDNSIWKEDQEKWRLEEKRREMEEQERWEEEERIRREHEIMREDILRKEDERKMREVEERLKREKDERIKEEERIRREQEESMQREEEERKMREEKERLRREQEDILRKIREEERRGEERIKRAAEEKMKREENRAEEEEEERRLEEEGRMKREDDRLEEEEEIMKREAENMKREEDRVRRNEEEERRFEEEEEGRMKREEDRVRKEEEEGRMKREAEEERMKREEDRLRKEEERRRRIEEEERVRKTAEEDWLREEMGIKRMEEDKIIKREEEDRLRKEEELRKIREKEERLRREEDDMRRNEEEQRKIKNEEERRIEQEMLRKEEAERTRLEEEREEGRRRDEEQGKLMEVKERFRVDEENMKKEDLRGQEEEMTEKEKKRNAQMEKKRKHEEVRVKLDKVEQPMKQNREAEATVCNNPFEEVSPTTSCDDNSSNILFEETPTTSPTGPISCRTNKVSAVKQRVDGETRGTQDPSTDLMEKKDHAPLPFNQRWARMDNWPGKGNAQSGTVNLARTKPTKQPPPPIRQSSTSLVGCGDNQESVSGQDHSSVRMDKGPAPDRPSQAPSQTQRDQSMTRVNLGHKDIGDSMSKVSQRVVKIITPLRFSSTATTEHTSGGQSSTHHGNQPEQEMPSATGGLRVAKHNKGPAPSRPQYPPGKTMPKVDVIDKQLNTEEHDSLVEFDPNNPFAEDCRMEKSSGHGEEQRLTGEYQESLDSPNHQSCTSIEANPGSMLNSVVRDSMELPTPNVLLAEDGSRPIKNSLAELVCVPLLPLKKTSISREEDTGKHSSVKLQSPGVSSLRKLSSSISEKLQNRGVGMALTCVTIAQPPCVPSPAPSILPQPKPLKGSGGRSNCPPQISSLPGQRTLLQAGAMSSVAEHCSGEEAGRRGDRPTSSTRRPHPVKPLSSLENQPSSNIQERQAGISTGILGVLQEKIKVKDTGVKGQYSQLTQEELISLVVKQQDQLSKRDNKIKELEQYIDNLLVRIIEEQPSILMSMNSLK